From Acidimicrobiia bacterium, one genomic window encodes:
- the mazG gene encoding nucleoside triphosphate pyrophosphohydrolase codes for MDRLRDPAAKRVSTVRIVGLGPAGLDRLPPSVVDVLLDPAVPLILRTVAHPAAADLAARRPVIACDDLYEAGADFEGVYRAIADRVLAAAAQGPVTYAVPGSALVGERAVALLRAEAPSIELHPGESFLDLTFARVGLDPLARGVQVLDAHDLPAPLLLHLPTVFAQIDGQGAIDAVRDSLLALLPHDTPITRLADLGASEESVTVLTVEDLREEHCGLRVSLFLDVAAPGWPGLVQTNARLRAECPWDREQTHHSLAKHLLEEAYEALEAIEALPAGAPGGEVDVPGYVDLEEELGDLLLQVVFHATLASEAGIFGVEEVAESIRRKLVARHPHVFGDVDATTAEHVMANWQRLKQDEKARESLLDGVPVALPALARAYEFQSRAAGVGFDWPDLDGVIAKVHEEIAEVIEAARQADADEIASEVGDLLFSVVNLSRRLGVDPEQALRAATTRFDHRFRAIETDGDVEGMSLDEMDAKWEEAKKSQESRIKTRGKPTTLDS; via the coding sequence GTGGACCGCCTTCGGGATCCTGCCGCCAAGCGAGTGAGCACCGTTCGCATCGTCGGTCTCGGCCCGGCGGGGCTGGATCGTCTTCCCCCGTCGGTCGTCGACGTGCTTCTCGACCCTGCGGTACCCCTGATTCTCCGGACGGTGGCCCATCCCGCCGCCGCCGACCTGGCGGCGCGGCGCCCGGTGATCGCCTGCGACGACCTCTACGAAGCCGGAGCCGACTTCGAAGGGGTCTATCGGGCGATCGCCGACCGGGTTCTCGCCGCGGCCGCCCAAGGCCCGGTCACCTACGCGGTTCCCGGAAGCGCCCTGGTGGGGGAGCGGGCGGTGGCACTCCTCCGGGCCGAGGCGCCCTCGATTGAGCTGCATCCGGGGGAATCGTTCCTCGACCTCACCTTCGCCCGCGTCGGGTTGGATCCGCTGGCGCGTGGCGTGCAGGTGCTCGACGCTCACGATCTGCCTGCGCCGCTGCTGCTCCACCTGCCGACGGTGTTCGCCCAGATCGACGGTCAGGGTGCCATCGATGCGGTGCGCGACTCGCTGCTCGCGCTGCTGCCGCATGACACCCCGATCACCCGGCTGGCCGATCTCGGCGCATCCGAGGAATCGGTGACGGTGCTCACTGTCGAGGATCTCCGCGAAGAACACTGTGGTCTGCGGGTGTCGCTCTTCCTCGACGTGGCCGCTCCAGGATGGCCGGGTCTGGTGCAGACGAATGCTCGGCTGCGGGCGGAGTGCCCGTGGGATCGCGAGCAGACCCACCACAGCCTGGCCAAGCATCTGCTCGAGGAGGCCTATGAGGCGCTCGAAGCGATCGAGGCCCTGCCTGCCGGCGCACCGGGGGGCGAGGTGGATGTGCCCGGCTACGTCGATCTCGAGGAGGAATTGGGCGACCTGCTGCTGCAGGTGGTGTTCCACGCGACGCTGGCGTCGGAGGCGGGGATCTTCGGCGTGGAGGAGGTGGCCGAGTCGATCCGCCGCAAACTCGTCGCCCGTCATCCCCACGTGTTCGGCGATGTCGACGCGACCACCGCCGAGCACGTGATGGCCAACTGGCAGCGGCTCAAGCAGGACGAGAAGGCGCGCGAGTCGCTTCTCGACGGGGTCCCGGTCGCGCTCCCGGCGCTGGCCCGGGCCTATGAGTTCCAGAGTCGGGCCGCAGGGGTCGGGTTCGACTGGCCCGACCTCGACGGGGTCATCGCCAAGGTGCACGAGGAGATCGCCGAGGTGATCGAAGCCGCGAGACAGGCCGATGCCGACGAGATCGCATCAGAAGTCGGCGACCTCTTGTTCTCGGTGGTCAACCTGTCCCGCCGTCTCGGCGTCGACCCCGAGCAAGCCCTCCGCGCCGCCACCACCCGCTTCGATCACCGTTTCCGAGCCATCGAGACCGATGGCGATGTGGAAGGGATGTCGTTGGACGAGATGGACGCCAAGTGGGAAGAGGCGAAGAAGAGTCAAGAGTCAAGAATCAAGACCAGAGGCAAGCCCACGACTCTTGACTCTTGA
- a CDS encoding Ppx/GppA phosphatase family protein, protein MKGAIDIGTNTVRLLVADLAGGRLVDVERLTEIVGLGRGVDATGRFDPGRVEHALAVLTNYSARLRFHGVSQVRAVATSATRDAEDGSEFLDRVAAVLGFQPELIDGVEEAALSFRGAVAALPGDHPTLVIDPGGGSTEFVLGAGGPDYSVSLDIGSVRLTERLLPERPASPDRVTAATEEVAEIFGLVRLPAVPARVIGVAGTFTSLAAISLGLDAYDREAVHGSTLTMADLDRLVDRLAGLTVEETAAIPSLEPKRAPVLLGGAIVAREAVRASGRDSVTVSEADLLDGIVRGLG, encoded by the coding sequence GTGAAGGGTGCGATCGATATCGGTACCAACACCGTCCGCCTTCTCGTGGCCGACCTGGCTGGTGGCAGGCTCGTCGATGTCGAACGACTCACCGAGATCGTCGGACTCGGCCGCGGCGTCGACGCCACCGGCCGCTTCGACCCCGGCCGGGTCGAGCATGCCCTCGCCGTGCTCACGAACTATTCCGCGCGGCTGCGCTTCCACGGCGTGTCGCAGGTCCGGGCCGTCGCCACTTCGGCAACCCGTGACGCCGAGGACGGGTCCGAATTCCTCGATCGAGTTGCCGCGGTCTTGGGGTTCCAGCCGGAGCTGATCGACGGCGTCGAGGAGGCGGCCCTGTCGTTTCGCGGTGCCGTCGCCGCCCTCCCGGGCGATCACCCGACTTTGGTCATCGACCCGGGCGGGGGAAGCACCGAGTTCGTGCTCGGCGCTGGAGGCCCCGACTATTCAGTGAGCCTCGACATCGGCTCGGTCCGGCTCACCGAGCGGCTCTTGCCGGAACGACCGGCGTCGCCCGACCGGGTGACGGCGGCGACGGAGGAGGTGGCCGAGATATTCGGGTTGGTCCGCTTGCCGGCTGTGCCGGCGCGGGTCATCGGGGTGGCGGGAACCTTCACTTCTCTCGCGGCCATCTCGCTCGGCCTCGACGCCTACGACCGCGAGGCGGTGCACGGGTCGACCCTTACCATGGCGGACCTCGACCGACTGGTCGACCGTTTGGCCGGACTCACCGTGGAGGAGACCGCAGCCATCCCGTCGCTCGAACCGAAGCGCGCTCCGGTGCTCTTGGGCGGAGCGATCGTGGCCCGGGAAGCGGTACGGGCGTCGGGCCGCGACTCGGTGACCGTTTCCGAAGCGGACCTGCTCGACGGGATAGTCCGCGGACTCGGTTGA
- a CDS encoding DUF664 domain-containing protein produces MGSDVLSNLDFGKREQPAADTDLRTQLTEWLGYQRHEFTRKLRDLTPAQLVEWSVPPVELSVLGLFRHMAQMEHVYLSWGLGGGDRVDHYGDDDYAGGSVATIDADLRLYFDELAKADVAIVALADLDAVGKGHGRPLGAVLIKMVDEYALHSGQAHMLRFAALGEIIR; encoded by the coding sequence ATGGGCTCCGACGTGCTCTCGAACTTGGACTTCGGCAAGCGAGAACAACCTGCTGCCGATACCGACCTGCGGACGCAGCTCACCGAGTGGCTCGGTTACCAGCGGCACGAGTTCACGAGAAAGCTCCGTGATCTGACGCCGGCACAGTTGGTCGAATGGTCGGTACCGCCCGTTGAACTTTCCGTTCTGGGTCTCTTCCGGCACATGGCGCAAATGGAGCACGTGTACCTCTCGTGGGGTCTGGGCGGCGGCGACCGGGTCGATCACTACGGCGACGACGACTACGCCGGAGGATCGGTCGCCACCATCGACGCCGATCTCAGGCTCTATTTCGACGAGCTTGCGAAGGCCGATGTCGCCATCGTCGCCCTTGCGGACCTCGACGCGGTGGGAAAGGGCCACGGCCGGCCGCTCGGTGCGGTGCTGATCAAGATGGTCGATGAGTACGCCTTGCACAGCGGCCAAGCGCACATGCTGCGGTTCGCTGCGCTAGGCGAGATCATCCGCTGA
- a CDS encoding septum formation initiator family protein, with amino-acid sequence MKKEERRGFGLGSFLILALIIGLVAAAAGVLPFRQIIAQQRSVDLAQQQLDALIEENRRLEHQIAALQSPQEVERLAREQFGLVRPGDIAYVVVVPPGTESDDPQIEVDLGTSTPWWRNLWDFITGKDLVEK; translated from the coding sequence ATGAAGAAGGAAGAGAGGCGTGGCTTCGGGCTCGGATCCTTCTTGATCCTCGCGTTGATCATCGGCCTGGTCGCCGCCGCGGCGGGAGTCCTGCCGTTCCGTCAGATCATCGCCCAGCAGCGCTCGGTCGATCTGGCCCAGCAGCAGCTCGACGCGTTGATCGAAGAGAACCGTCGACTCGAGCACCAAATCGCCGCCTTGCAGTCACCCCAGGAGGTCGAACGCCTCGCCCGCGAGCAGTTCGGACTGGTGCGGCCCGGCGACATCGCCTACGTGGTCGTGGTCCCACCCGGCACCGAATCCGACGATCCCCAGATCGAAGTAGACCTCGGCACCTCCACCCCGTGGTGGCGCAACCTCTGGGATTTCATCACGGGCAAGGATCTGGTCGAGAAGTAA
- a CDS encoding peptidylprolyl isomerase yields MRRTLTFIIALAVVAAACSSGSGAQVAVVGDTVIAEGDLGDLYNTDSLTIDAGVRSTLFGMIAKVVLVDALRAEFGEELDETEIDGVHQAMVDQMEAEGLQPAEYLGVPNAGPEMLRHNAEVAVLREAAQRNLTSDPALAEAILADPAAITTVCVSHILLTTIEDAQEALDRLEDGEDFGALATEISTDSSPEGDLGCRLANQYVAEFAVATLEAPLGEPVGPSQSQFGYHIMLVRERTTATPEEVAANPRDYMAAADVNELWTAWLSQHLQDAVVELDPKYGSWTAFGILPPSE; encoded by the coding sequence TTGCGCCGCACCCTGACCTTCATAATTGCCCTTGCTGTCGTCGCCGCCGCCTGTTCGAGCGGCTCGGGAGCGCAGGTCGCCGTCGTCGGTGACACTGTGATCGCCGAAGGCGACCTCGGCGACCTGTACAACACGGATTCACTGACGATTGACGCCGGGGTGCGTTCCACGCTGTTCGGGATGATCGCCAAGGTCGTCCTGGTCGACGCCCTTCGAGCCGAGTTCGGCGAGGAGTTGGACGAGACGGAGATCGACGGCGTCCACCAGGCGATGGTCGATCAGATGGAGGCCGAGGGCCTGCAACCGGCCGAGTATCTGGGTGTGCCGAACGCCGGGCCCGAGATGCTGCGCCACAACGCCGAGGTGGCGGTATTGCGCGAAGCCGCCCAGCGCAACCTCACCTCCGATCCTGCGCTTGCGGAGGCGATCCTCGCCGACCCCGCGGCGATCACGACCGTGTGCGTCAGCCATATCCTCTTGACCACGATCGAGGATGCACAGGAAGCACTCGATCGCCTCGAGGACGGGGAGGACTTCGGGGCCCTTGCTACCGAGATCTCAACCGACTCGTCGCCGGAAGGCGATCTGGGTTGTCGCCTCGCCAACCAATATGTTGCCGAGTTCGCGGTGGCCACACTCGAAGCCCCATTGGGTGAGCCGGTGGGCCCCTCGCAGTCGCAGTTCGGGTACCACATCATGCTGGTCCGCGAACGCACCACCGCGACCCCCGAAGAGGTGGCCGCCAACCCGCGTGACTACATGGCTGCGGCCGACGTGAACGAACTGTGGACCGCCTGGCTCTCCCAGCACCTCCAGGACGCGGTGGTCGAGCTCGACCCGAAGTACGGGTCGTGGACCGCCTTCGGGATCCTGCCGCCAAGCGAGTGA
- a CDS encoding VOC family protein: MISIDHVIFVVEDLDRAADVLFETHGLASVAGGRHPGHGTGNRIVPLGTAYLELMAVIDPVEAAQSPMGQWAAATERPGLVPAALCLRTEDADEEARRLRLAAIPMTRTRPDGEVLSWRLVGVDDMFGPERLPFFIEWEVEADSHPGRALAEHRVIPTGIAAVDLSGNPRLIEERLGVHVLPITVTAGPPGVNSVVVATEKGEVAL, from the coding sequence ATGATCTCGATCGATCACGTGATCTTCGTTGTGGAGGACCTCGACCGGGCCGCCGACGTGCTCTTCGAGACCCACGGCCTCGCTTCGGTCGCGGGCGGACGGCACCCCGGTCACGGCACCGGCAACCGCATCGTCCCGCTCGGCACCGCCTACCTGGAACTGATGGCGGTGATCGACCCGGTGGAGGCGGCGCAGAGCCCGATGGGTCAGTGGGCGGCAGCCACCGAACGGCCGGGGTTGGTGCCGGCGGCGCTATGCCTCCGCACCGAGGATGCCGACGAGGAGGCCCGGCGCCTCCGCCTCGCCGCCATCCCGATGACCCGCACCCGCCCCGACGGCGAGGTGCTGTCGTGGCGGCTCGTCGGAGTGGACGACATGTTCGGACCCGAACGCCTGCCGTTCTTCATCGAGTGGGAGGTGGAGGCGGATTCCCATCCCGGGCGCGCCCTGGCCGAGCATCGGGTGATCCCCACCGGCATCGCCGCCGTGGACCTCAGCGGAAACCCCCGTCTCATCGAGGAGCGCCTCGGAGTCCACGTGCTCCCGATCACGGTCACCGCAGGCCCGCCCGGAGTGAATTCGGTGGTGGTTGCCACCGAGAAGGGAGAGGTGGCGCTGTGA
- a CDS encoding type II toxin-antitoxin system VapB family antitoxin produces the protein MSRTNIEIDDDLIALVMRRYRVNTKRAAVDLALRLAAGEALTSEEFLEMEGMGWEGDLEDLRRDRVGFG, from the coding sequence GTGTCCCGCACCAACATCGAAATCGACGACGATCTGATCGCGCTGGTTATGCGGCGTTACCGGGTCAACACCAAGCGCGCCGCCGTGGACCTGGCCCTGCGCCTCGCCGCCGGCGAGGCGCTCACCTCCGAGGAGTTTCTCGAGATGGAGGGGATGGGCTGGGAGGGCGACCTGGAGGACTTGCGCCGCGATCGCGTCGGGTTCGGGTGA
- a CDS encoding DUF501 domain-containing protein, translated as MNQDRAFVEAQLERSVRSEVEVVARCHLAMPVVIGVPPFLDDGTPFPTRYWLTCPLALRRIGRIESVGGVAAMERRAAQVPEFGRRLDEAHERYAAERDALVPEGTNPRPSGGVGGARVGVKCLHAHYADHAAGNPNPVGEVTTPWVEPLDCTVTCVVATDGGAVRNPEWREPA; from the coding sequence GTGAACCAGGACCGCGCTTTCGTTGAAGCCCAACTCGAGCGTTCGGTGCGTTCCGAGGTCGAGGTGGTGGCGCGGTGCCATCTGGCGATGCCGGTGGTCATCGGGGTGCCGCCGTTTCTCGATGATGGGACGCCGTTTCCCACTCGCTACTGGCTGACCTGTCCGCTCGCTCTACGGCGGATCGGGCGGATCGAATCCGTCGGCGGGGTGGCGGCGATGGAGCGCCGGGCGGCGCAGGTTCCCGAATTCGGCAGGCGCCTCGACGAGGCCCACGAGCGATATGCCGCCGAACGAGATGCACTTGTACCCGAGGGCACGAACCCGAGACCGAGTGGGGGAGTGGGAGGTGCTCGGGTGGGCGTCAAATGCCTTCACGCCCACTACGCCGACCATGCTGCCGGCAACCCGAACCCGGTTGGGGAGGTGACGACGCCCTGGGTCGAGCCTCTCGACTGCACCGTCACATGCGTCGTCGCCACCGACGGCGGGGCGGTCCGCAATCCAGAGTGGCGGGAGCCGGCGTGA
- the eno gene encoding phosphopyruvate hydratase, giving the protein MTTITSIRAREVLDSRGNPTVEAEVFLAGGSFGRAAVPSGASTGALEAVELRDGGDRFGGKGVTRAVQNVNEPIAKLLVGMDALDQESIDVAMCDLDGTPNKEKLGANAILAVSLAVARAAASSVGMPLYRYLGGPSARTLPVPMLNVLNGGAHASNSVEVQEFMLVPAGFGTFREALRAGVEIYHVLRKVLAGRGLSTNVGDEGGFAPDLAANRDALELLQEATAAAGYEVGTQVAFALDVAATELYREGRYHLEGRSLEAEEMVDYLAGLVADFPIVSIEDGLAEADWEGWVALTERLGDRIQLVGDDIFVTSEPMLRRGIDSGAANAILIKVNQIGTLSETLHTMQLAERSSYGRVVSHRSGETEDTFISHLVVATNAGQIKTGAPARGERTAKFNQLLRIEERLGTGARYAGMAPYPRWSA; this is encoded by the coding sequence GTGACGACCATCACATCGATCCGGGCCCGCGAGGTCCTCGACTCCCGGGGGAACCCGACCGTTGAGGCCGAAGTCTTCCTTGCTGGCGGAAGTTTCGGTCGTGCGGCGGTTCCATCGGGGGCATCGACAGGGGCGCTCGAGGCTGTTGAGCTTCGGGATGGTGGAGACCGCTTCGGCGGCAAGGGCGTGACGCGGGCCGTCCAGAACGTCAACGAACCCATTGCCAAGCTGCTCGTCGGCATGGATGCGCTCGACCAGGAGTCGATCGACGTCGCCATGTGCGATCTCGACGGCACCCCCAACAAGGAGAAGCTCGGGGCGAACGCCATCCTCGCCGTCTCCCTGGCGGTGGCCCGGGCGGCAGCGTCGTCGGTGGGCATGCCCCTCTACCGGTACCTCGGAGGGCCCTCAGCCCGCACCCTCCCGGTGCCGATGCTGAACGTTCTCAACGGCGGCGCCCATGCCTCCAACTCGGTGGAGGTCCAGGAGTTCATGCTCGTGCCCGCCGGGTTCGGGACCTTCCGTGAGGCTCTTCGGGCGGGGGTCGAGATCTATCACGTCCTCCGCAAGGTGCTGGCCGGACGAGGTCTTTCCACCAATGTCGGCGACGAGGGCGGGTTCGCCCCCGACCTCGCCGCGAACCGCGACGCGCTGGAGTTGCTGCAGGAGGCCACCGCCGCGGCCGGCTATGAGGTCGGCACCCAGGTCGCCTTCGCCCTCGACGTGGCCGCCACCGAGCTCTACCGCGAGGGGCGCTACCACCTCGAGGGCCGCTCACTCGAGGCCGAGGAGATGGTCGACTACCTGGCCGGGCTGGTCGCCGACTTCCCGATCGTGTCGATCGAAGACGGGCTGGCCGAGGCCGATTGGGAGGGTTGGGTAGCACTCACCGAGCGCCTCGGTGACCGCATCCAGCTGGTCGGCGATGACATCTTTGTGACCAGCGAGCCCATGTTGCGGCGCGGGATCGACTCCGGTGCGGCCAATGCGATTCTCATCAAGGTCAACCAGATCGGAACGCTCTCCGAGACGCTCCACACGATGCAGCTCGCCGAGCGATCGTCGTATGGGCGGGTGGTGAGCCATCGCTCGGGGGAGACCGAGGACACCTTCATCTCGCATCTGGTGGTCGCGACCAATGCAGGCCAGATCAAGACGGGTGCACCGGCGCGGGGCGAGCGCACCGCCAAGTTCAATCAGCTGCTGCGGATCGAGGAGCGCCTCGGCACCGGTGCCCGCTACGCCGGCATGGCGCCATACCCGCGGTGGTCGGCATGA